In Zingiber officinale cultivar Zhangliang chromosome 9B, Zo_v1.1, whole genome shotgun sequence, the genomic window ATAAGCCATCGatcgttatcgatcggtcaccgaccgatcagataccAACAGATCGCCGGATCGAtcccgatcgatccgagcttggttttgcccaaaccaagttccaagtcttccaaaccaatatccagtcaaccttgacctattggtatctcatgcttagcacctggtcactctcttgacctgctaagactccctaccaagtgtccggtcaatccctttgacccacttggacttttctcttcgtgtcaagtatccggtcactcccttgacctacttgaccttctcaacaccagatgtccgatcacccttgatccatctggatttttccttgcccggcttcactcaccaggactttcacctagcttcactcactagggtttttacctggcttcactcaccaggatttccaatctgcccggcttcactcaccaggactttccaactgcctggcttcactcatcaggactttctcactgcctggcttcgctcaccaggactttcccactgcctggcttcactcaccaggacttctactttcacctagcttcactcactaggactttccacactgcctaacatcccagttaggactttcccacttgccaagctccctgcttggatttttcccgtgccaagctccctgcttggacttttccagtgccaagtctccatacttggactttttgcgtgccaagctcccttcttggactttcccagtgccaagtctccatacttggacttttcaggtcaaccaggtcaatccttgacctagggttggaccaataaactcccaaccatctattcttgtctcacatcaagaatagaactctatcacgagtgtcaaacatcaacatgcaactcaactaggtcaaccttgacctaaggttgcaccgacaatcttcctaagtcaaacatcaaaatacaactcgagtcaggtcaactcgagtcaggtcaaccaggtcaaccttgacctaaggttgcaccaacacatatcaatactcaaattaaaagttatgatcCATTAAAATTCAAAAGATAGTCTCGAGTTGATTAGGCATCAGAATGGTACTATATTCATAGCTGTAATTTCACAAAACTATTCTccttttatcttcttctttttaaTTAGAGTTAGCAATACAATTCAAACATCTCATTCGTTTTGGATTAATAGCTACATACATAGACAAGAAGTGGAAGGAATGTGTAGTTGGCCATTGCCAATTAGCTTCATTTCCTTGGCTTCCTTGAGCACTGTAGCACTCCATTGAGTGAAGTACTTTTCATCCACCCCAATCTTTCCATCTTTGAACAAGCCAAAGCATTTGTGCTGGTCAACGACATCTCCACACTCCACCTGATCCCCCTCTGGATCCTGCCATGACCCCTTGTGTTGCATCCCTGCTGCATCCGCCATCCACCGGTAAACATACTGCCCCGCTCCGGCCAACTCACTCCACCCCTTAGGGTAGAATTCCATGATGCTGCTCTTCTCCTCCATCAGGAACAAGTTCGCTAGCTGagctccatgaggtgacaccaaCACATCCGTCTCCCTCATCAGCTTCACCTGTAACAATACTATCCATATATCATAGCTACATATATGTGATGTATTTTAACTCTACAGATTTACACAGTTGGTATTTATATATGGTGTTATTGTAATAGATTATGAAGTTGATTCCTAACTGTGCAAGATGCATCACGGGTTATCTAACCCCATGCAAAGAACCACTATGCTAGATAAAGCCTCCATAATGTATCTCCCTTTCAAATCGTATGGAATAGTCCTGAAAGAGCCCCAAGATGAGGATTATCACCTTTATTACTGCAATAGGTACATATCAATCACACATAAATTATATCAAAGATATCAGTCTTCTAGTAATGTattagaataaaacaagtaaattttattaattagagtTTAGTTTTTGAGGAATTGTTATTATTAACAAACAATTAAGGGTGAAAATTCAGCTCAGGTATTCGAAATATGATCCATTAGGTCGGTTAGTTATTTTAAAAAGTCAGGTTTAGGTAATACTCTAATCCAAATTTGTTGTTGTCGAATCTTGGAGAGGATTTTTCCTGTTCAAAACTCGATCGAGTAcccatctattattatatatgaaTTAAAGTGATTGATGTTGTTTTTCTTATTTCACAAGAAACCAACATTGTTCATCAATGGCAACTTGGATGATTTTCATATGTTTGGTGatccaaatttttttttcaatggtATAAAATTCTTCTCATTTATTCCAttaatatcttttttaaaaaaaaatgtatagtACCCAACATCGGGTACTTGATATTACCCTAGTATCCAACCTCATCGGGTAGTGATCATATTTTTTTGTTTGCTCGATGTGTCAGATACCCAATTATAACTATCCGACGTTGGACTAACTCAATATGACCCTTGAAGTTTAAAGgattataacttttgactcagaactcaaaATCAGTCTCTATCAGCGGTCACATGTTCATAATTCATACATCTACATTCATTATGGGGGAACTCGTAACCGCCAAATTTCATATCCAAAAAGTAACGTTTAGACATTCATCAAAgcctccaaaaatatttttactattttagtaatttttatttttatggtatttaaaataattttaatatttatgttATTTATCAATTAGAGTTTATTTATATCAGCATCCTgttttattaattttgatttctattaagaatttttatttctagaagaatttcttttctttttctataagaTAAGAATTGAGGTATATATATagatatttctttttctttatctcaGGGTTTAAATTCTATAAATACCTGTTTAGTAGAGGAGATCCTCTGGTGCAtttttgcggaccagaggatagtccctttgcatgtattgatggGAATTGATAGTCCCTATCAGTAAAATAGGTGGGGACCATCAATCCCCACCAACGAATGCAAAGGGACCATCCTTTGGTTTGCAAAATGCTGACCAGAGGATTCAGCTTTTCTGTTTAGCTGTACGAGGATTCATCCTCTATTATTAACAAAGTTTCCTTTTTGGCAAATGATGAGTTTTGTCTTTGTTTTTTTCTTGCCTTCTTCTCaattcttccttttgtctacctATGGAATAATCACTATTCTGCCTGACGTCACTATCTTATCCTGACTAGGTCTGTAAACAAGTCAAACCGAAACAATTTTTgtagtgttcaagcttgtttgataaggtaatcaaggCAAGCCGAGCTGACCCTAGCCTAAAATGAACCAAATCGTtaaaatgattattcaagattagattgattttttttatgagcttgagcttgatttgaaCTTGGCTTGAACttaattcgtttagatgttatcgaactcttaattcaaacttatttgattgtttgaaatttttatattttaaacttgtttgattaattattaaacttgacaatacaagtttatttatttattttaattttttttatttatttagaaaattaataATAGATTTATTGATGAACATGATTCACTAACATCTTTAATGAACATTCACGAACATCattcatgaatattatttacGAATGTTGTTCACAAAAATTATTCAcgaatatttttataaatattattcatgaatgAATGTTAACGAATTGAACgtatatgtatttattttttttcatttaattaattaaacatattatttaaatttaattatttaattgatctttATCGGATGTATATATAAATCGTTACCAACCTATTAACTAATACTCAATTCAATTTACTGCCCTAATCCTGACAAAATCCTACGTGCTACCAACCCCTATAACAACATAATATGTATATAAATACTAAAATACTGTAGTCTATTAAGAAATATAACTGTCAATAATTGATATGTACGGTACCTGATCACAAAATGTCATGTTGTTTCCCCATGCAACCTGAACCCTGCAACCTTCCACCCTAGCGCACTCCCTTTCAAAGATTCCGATCACCGCCGACTCGTTCTTGAACGCCCTCGAACCCAACCGGAGCAGCAACGTCAAGCGAATCGTCACCATCGAATCCTCCTCCCAGCGATCTCCCACGACGCCGCAGTGCGCTCTGGCCCTGCACCGCATCCCTGCGTAAACCTCCCTCCGCCTCTGCTTCCTCATCGCGCCCTCATTGTGCCGGAACACCACCGCCTTTTCGAAGCACGCCACCCCTCCTCCTCTACCGTCGCTGCCACCGAAGTCCTCTATCCTCACCTCCCCGATGGTCGCCTCCGCGAGAGTGCGCACCCACTTGCCCATGGTCGTCCTTAACTCGCCGCGGTGAAACAGCACCCACCGCGCCGGCACCACGCATTGCTTGCGCTGGTGCCACGACGCGAATGGAAGGAGCGCGCCGAGGCCGTGCCACAGGTTGTCGTAGTCGTAGAAAGTGTCGGAGACGAAGGTGAGGCCGGGGAGGAGAGCGGCGCCGTCTGGAAGCGCCTCCGGCCATGCGAGTGCGTACGAGTTCCTTGTTCCGTTGGATACGTCGCGCGCCGAGATACAGAGAAACCTTCCGTTCGACGTCATCGACGGGAAGTAGAGATACTGGCTATCGCCGCCGTCGAAGGAGTCATTGAAGGAGCTCATGAACCAGGTCCGTCCCGACGTCGGCCGATCGGCGAACTTCAAGTCCTTGAGCGGGAAGAAAGTGACGAGTTGGTTGAGGATAGGGCGAGTCCCGTTGAGCTCCGCCTCAGGAGGAGAAGAGATCGAAGGTAGCGAGAAGAGATCGAAGGATTTCActcggaagaggaggaggaggaagaggaggaaggtaATCACAAAAAGAAAGATTGAAGAACGCTTGCTTGAGAAAGGAAGATTGAAGAACTTGAGATTCTGCTCATGGCCAGCGTTCATGGTTGTTGGAAACACACAATCGATCGAGAGAGAGGGACGGAGATGAATCtgatgatcggtcgatcgaaatcTGCTTACATGTATGATCTGAAtccattaatattttaatattctgAAATTTGAATGCGGAAAAAATGGCAACATAATCTCTTTAATTAATTGGTATATATGACGTCCCCATTTTAGGCAAGGCAAATTTGGCTACTCGTCGATCCATATATAACTAAGAATTTAGTAATTTCCATTTCTTGAGATAAAAACTCAGTGCTAGCTAGTGATCAATTTGTTTCATAGTTGACTTTTAGATCACTCCGACTAAATAGGAACGTTCTCCATAATCTTGATTTGGATTTTGTTTGACGAATAAAATGAGAGACGTACGGTAGATACCCCGGAGGAGGATATAGAAGGATTGCTATAATATGGAGAGAGCTAGGAGAGGAtaaatagtttctttaattcgtttctttgaatttgaatttgatttgtaaTACAAAATTTGAAGCATTGAGATGGATAAATCTCGTACAAACTTGCACGAGAATATAACAAGAACACGAAAGTAAATATAAATACAATAAACActttgctcttgatctcttgttatTCGAAAATACCTCTTGTTGACTCGAAAGTGCAACAACATTTCGCTCCAGATTTACCAAAAATCGACATGAACAACTATGCTTCAAATTGATTGTGCCAATATATTTCAAGGCTTTTTGTGCTATCGTAAAAAACCCCTCAATCGATTATCATAATCGATTGGTTTGGCTTTAATCAATTGCACAATCGATTCTTACACCTTCTGTGTTGTCGCAACAAATCTCCCAAACGATTACCCTAATCAATTGGGCAATGCTAAATCAATTAGTCTAATTGATTCAATACTTTTCTTTACTCCATAAAAATAGCCCTTAATCGATTAGAACAATTCCCAATCGATTAGATAATTTGcctatgttggtgcggttagcactaacggtcttctaactcaagttttgatgaatgacaaaataggttaagttagttttgttgttatctaacactctgatcgagtgtgcaagagaagcTCAGACAAGTctacgggctgacctgatgtttgacacgaagtccagctaggtcgacgggtcgaccggatagctgacatgaagtccaaacgggtcgacgggttgatcgaacgtttggcacaaagtccaactaggtcgacgggataaccggatagctgacacgaaatccagacgggtcgaagggctgaccggacgtctggtaggtaagtgaaggtaagtcactggaggggagtgactataaggacgcgttcccaggaaaggaacattaggcgttgatccgacttagacccatttcggatctctaagtcgagatcgtgactagattctgatctcgaggagacagaatctagctaata contains:
- the LOC122022988 gene encoding uncharacterized protein LOC122022988; the encoded protein is MNAGHEQNLKFFNLPFSSKRSSIFLFVITFLLFLLLLFRVKSFDLFSLPSISSPPEAELNGTRPILNQLVTFFPLKDLKFADRPTSGRTWFMSSFNDSFDGGDSQYLYFPSMTSNGRFLCISARDVSNGTRNSYALAWPEALPDGAALLPGLTFVSDTFYDYDNLWHGLGALLPFASWHQRKQCVVPARWVLFHRGELRTTMGKWVRTLAEATIGEVRIEDFGGSDGRGGGVACFEKAVVFRHNEGAMRKQRRREVYAGMRCRARAHCGVVGDRWEEDSMVTIRLTLLLRLGSRAFKNESAVIGIFERECARVEGCRVQVAWGNNMTFCDQVKLMRETDVLVSPHGAQLANLFLMEEKSSIMEFYPKGWSELAGAGQYVYRWMADAAGMQHKGSWQDPEGDQVECGDVVDQHKCFGLFKDGKIGVDEKYFTQWSATVLKEAKEMKLIGNGQLHIPSTSCLCM